One window from the genome of Cucumis melo cultivar AY chromosome 12, USDA_Cmelo_AY_1.0, whole genome shotgun sequence encodes:
- the LOC103487107 gene encoding heat stress transcription factor A-4c, producing the protein MDEAQGGGLTSLPPFLVKTYDMVDDPSTNSIVSWSSSDKSFVVWNPLEFSSVLLPKFFKHSNFSSFIRQLNTYGFRKVDPEQWEFANEDFVRGKPHLMKNIHRRKPIHSHSLQNLHGQGISPLTEVERNSFKDNIERLKLDKEQLLLELQKYEQEYQGVGLQMQNLKDRFQRVQQEMQLFIGLMARLLQKPGLRLDLLPQLETPERKRRLPRASYNISEDSLEDDQLGTTQAIGREDLSCSFDPILEKEQLELLETSLTFWEGIIHSYDQTVIPLDSSSNLNLELVGSVSHASSPAISCRLVREEFRCKSPGIDMNLEPMATVAPDSVASKDQAAGVNAPLPTGFNDVFWQQFLTENPGASDPQEVQSARKDSDVINEENKQSDHENFWWNTRSVNNIVEQIGHLKPAEKF; encoded by the exons ATGGATGAAGCTCAGGGAGGCGGCTTGACTTCACTGCCTCCATTTTTAGTCAAAACGTATGATATGGTTGATGACCCTTCAACCAATTCGATTGTTTCATGGAGTTCTAGTGATAAAAGCTTTGTTGTTTGGAATCCACTGGAGTTCTCATCAGTTTTGTTGCCTAAATTCTTTAAGCATAGCAACTTCTCAAGCTTCATCAGGCAGCTCAATACTTAT GGGTTCAGAAAGGTGGACCCTGAACAATGGGAATTTGCCAATGAGGATTTTGTTAGAGGTAAGCCACATCTGATGAAGAACATCCACAGGAGAAAACCAATCCATAGTCATTCTTTACAGAACCTTCATGGTCAAGGAATATCTCCTCTAACTGAAGTGGAAAGAAACAGTTTTAAGGATAACATCGAAAGGCTGAAACTGGATAAAGAACAGCTTCTACTTGAGTTGCAAAAATACGAACAAGAATATCAAGGAGTTGGATTGCAAATGCAAAATTTGAAAGACCGATTTCAACGTGTTCAACAGGAGATGCAATTATTTATTGGTTTGATGGCTCGCCTTTTACAGAAACCAGGACTTCGCTTGGATCTCCTTCCACAATTGGAAACTCCTGAGAGAAAGAGGAGATTACCTAGAGCTTCTTACAACATTAGTGAAGACAGCCTTGAGGACGATCAGTTAGGGACAACTCAAGCCATTGGTAGAGAAGATTTGAGTTGTAGTTTTGATCCAATTTTGGAAAAAGAGCAGTTAGAACTTCTTGAGACATCTCTGACCTTTTGGGAAGGAATTATCCATAGTTATGATCAAACAGTTATTCCACTTGATTCAAGCTCAAACCTAAACCTGGAGTTGGTTGGATCTGTGAGTCATGCCAGTAGCCCTGCTATATCTTGCAGACTGGTTAGGGAGGAATTTCGGTGTAAATCACCTGGAATCGACATGAATTTGGAGCCCATGGCTACTGTTGCTCCTGACTCTGTGGCTTCAAAAGATCAAGCAGCTGGAGTAAATGCTCCATTACCAACTGGATTCAATGATGTTTTCTGGCAGCAATTCTTGACAGAGAATCCTGGTGCATCTGATCCACAAGAAGTTCAATCAGCTAGAAAAGATTCGGATGTCATAAACGAAGAAAACAAACAGAGTGATCACGAAAATTTTTGGTGGAACACGAGGAGTGTAAATAATATTGTAGAACAGATAGGGCACCTTAAACCAGCTGAGAAATTTTGA
- the LOC103487100 gene encoding U-box domain-containing protein 17: protein MAAAAIFSSLRRRRSPSLEAFLAPVDLSDVALVQTLAIVATELVSRFSEKSFFFQRRNSRSLIRKLEVCLVFLEFLKETDANLPHTALLCLKELYLLLYRSKILLDYCSESSKLWLLLQNHSISGHFNDLNLELLTFFDVFPIEEVELGADVREQVELLQKQLRRTRLFVDERDEVLRTCFLSFLDEFENGRLPNPREMREFFVDKLKIWNAKSCRAEIEFLEEQIVNHEGDIEPTVAVLNGFVAFTRYSRFFLFGFEEDDVDSGTSNQKKLKKNLITQEIAETFLTIPRDFCCPISLDLMKDPVTISTGQTYDRSSITRWMEEGHNTCPKTGQMLIHTRLAPNRALRNLIVQWCIAHGVPYDPPDGMDASAESYAIASPTRAALEANRATALILIQQLSIGSQDAKTIAAREIRLLAKTGKENRAFIAEAGAIPHLQKLLASPNAVAQENSVTAMLNLSIYDKNKSLIMSEVGCLRAITEVLRFGHSTEARENAAATLFSLSAVHDYKKRIAEEGGAVEALAGLLRDGTPRGKKDAVTALFNLSTHTDNCVQMIEAGAVTALVGALGNEGVAEEAAGALALIVRQPVGAEAVAKEERAVAGLIAMMRCGTPRGKENAVAALLELCRSGGAATTEQVFKAPALAGLLQTLLFTGTKRARRKAASLARVFQRCEHVTMHYGGLGVGYAYASNSASSRETSFASEVSVPISISVPVV, encoded by the coding sequence atgGCTGCCGCTGCGATTTTCTCGTCTTTACGAAGGAGGAGATCGCCGTCGTTGGAGGCTTTTTTGGCCCCCGTTGACCTATCCGATGTTGCTTTAGTTCAAACCTTGGCGATAGTGGCGACGGAGCTTGTTTCTCGATTTTCAGAGAAGTCTTTCttcttccagcgaaggaattcGCGTTCTCTGATAAGAAAATTGGAGGTTTGTCTAGTCTTTTTGGAGTTTTTGAAGGAAACTGACGCGAATTTGCCTCACACGGCTTTACTCTGTTTGAAGGAGCTTTATTTGTTGTTGTATCGGTCTAAGATACTTCTTGATTATTGCTCTGAATCTAGTAAGTTGTGGCTGTTACTTCAGAACCACTCGATTTCGGGGCATTTCAATGATTTGAATTTGGAGTTGTTGACATTTTTTGATGTTTTTCCTATTGAGGAAGTTGAATTGGGGGCGGATGTTAGAGAGCAGGTTGAGCTTTTGCAGAAGCAGTTGAGAAGGACTAGACTGTTTGTTGATGAACGTGATGAGGTTTTGAGGACTTGTTTCCTTTCGTTTCTTGATGAGTTTGAGAACGGGAGGCTTCCTAATCCTAGGGAAATGAGGGAGTTTTTTGTGGATAAGTTGAAGATTTGGAATGCGAAGAGTTGTAGAGCTGAAATTGAGTTCTTGGAGGAGCAGATTGTCAATCATGAAGGCGATATTGAGCCCACAGTGGCGGTGTTAAACGGTTTTGTTGCCTTTACTAGATATAGTAGGTTTTTCCTCTTTGGATTTGAGGAAGATGATGTTGATTCAGGTACATCAAATCAGAAAAAGCTGAAGAAGAACTTGATTACTCAGGAGATTGCCGAGACATTTCTAACAATTCCGAGGGACTTCTGCTGCCCAATATCACTGGATTTGATGAAAGATCCAGTGACCATTTCTACAGGTCAGACATACGATCGCAGCTCGATTACTAGATGGATGGAAGAAGGGCACAACACTTGTCCAAAGACTGGGCAAATGCTTATTCATACACGCCTTGCTCCCAACCGCGCATTAAGGAATTTGATTGTGCAATGGTGCATTGCACATGGAGTTCCTTATGATCCACCAGATGGGATGGATGCATCTGCAGAGAGCTATGCAATAGCTTCTCCCACGCGAGCTGCACTAGAAGCCAATAGAGCAACAGCTTTGATCCTTATTCAACAGTTATCCATTGGATCACAAGATGCAAAGACGATTGCTGCTCGTGAGATTCGTTTGTTAGCCAAAACAGGGAAAGAGAACCGTGCTTTCATTGCAGAAGCCGGTGCCATCCCCCATCTTCAAAAGTTGCTGGCTTCCCCAAACGCAGTTGCACAGGAGAATTCTGTGACTGCTATGCTTAACCTCTCCATATATGACAAGAACAAAAGTTTGATAATGAGTGAGGTAGGGTGTTTACGAGCAATAACCGAAGTGTTAAGATTTGGACATAGTACAGAAGCACGGGAGAATGCCGCAGCTACGTTATTCAGCCTGTCTGCAGTTCATGACTACAAGAAGAGAATAGCAGAAGAAGGTGGTGCAGTTGAAGCCTTGGCTGGGTTGTTGAGAGATGGTACCCCAAGAGGAAAGAAGGATGCTGTAACAGCTTTATTTAATCTCTCAACCCACACGGATAACTGCGTTCAGATGATAGAGGCCGGGGCAGTAACAGCTCTTGTAGGAGCATTGGGGAATGAAGGTGTTGCTGAGGAAGCAGCTGGTGCATTGGCTTTGATCGTTAGACAGCCTGTTGGGGCCGAAGCAGTCGCCAAAGAGGAGAGAGCTGTAGCAGGATTGATAGCAATGATGCGATGTGGTACACCAAGAGGTAAAGAGAATGCAGTAGCAGCTTTGCTTGAGTTATGCCGAAGTGGTGGTGCTGCCACAACCGAACAAGTGTTCAAGGCTCCCGCTTTGGCTGGCTTGCTCCAAACACTCCTATTCACCGGTACGAAGCGAGCGCGAAGAAAGGCTGCTTCACTAGCTAGAGTGTTCCAAAGATGTGAGCATGTCACAATGCATTACGGCGGATTGGGGGTTGGTTATGCCTATGCAAGTAACTCAGCTTCAAGCAGAGAAACAAGCTTTGCTAGCGAGGTATCTGTGCCGATATCTATCTCGGTACCTGTTGTATAA